The Atlantibacter hermannii genomic interval TGCGCATCGGTAAGTTTTCCTTTCCCGGCGGTTTCATTCAGCAACTGAGAAACGGGCGCTGGCATGTGCTTCGCCGCACCACCCGGGCGCGCTATCCGGTTGAGGTGGTCAGTATCCCGCTGGCAGTACCCTTAACCACGGCGTTTAAGGAAGAAAGTAAGCGGCTGACCGAAACCGATTTGGCTAAAGAAATGGCCGCCGCGCTTCGCAACCAACTGAGGCTGATAGTCACCAGATGAAACACCCTTTGATTCGTAAAGCTGTGCTTGACGCCCTGAAAGCCGGTAATGCTCAGGCGGTGACCTGGTTTGATGGACGTCCGTCCGTACTGGACGCGCAGGATCTGCCGGCGGTGGCTGTGTATCTCACGGACGCCGAGTCTTCCGACGAATCCGTTGACGAAGATATGTGGCGGGCGACGCTGCATATCGAAGTTTTTCTGAAAGGAGATGACACCGATTCGGCGCTGGATGAATGGATGGAAAACAACATTTATCCGGTCATGGCCAGCATTCCCACGCTTTCCGGCGTTCTCGAAACCATGTCTGCCCGGGGCTACGACTACCAGCGCGATGACGAACTGGCGACGTGGGGCTCGGCGGACCTGCAATATTCTGTCTCTTATGTGATGTGAGGAAATTATGCCAACACCAAACCCTCTTGAGCCCGTCAAGGGCGCCGGCACCACGTTCTGGGTGTACACCGGTTCCGGCGATCCCTATGCGAACCCACTTTCTGACACGGACTGGACGCGCACGGCAAAGGTTAAAGAACTGATGCCGGGGGAACTGACGGCGGAGTCTTATGACGATACTTATCTTGACGATCCCAACGCCGACTGGACGAACACCGCACAGGGTGAAAAGTCCGCTGGCGAAACCAGCTTTGTGCTGGCCTGGAAGCCGGGTGAATCCGGGCAGCAGGGGCTGGTTGACTGGTTCTATGCAGGCGATGTGCGCGCCTACAAAATTAAATTCCCCAACGGTACGGTTGACGTGTTTAAGGGCTGGATCAGCAGCCTGGGTAAAACCATTCCGGCAAAAGAAGTGATTACCCGCAGCGTGAAGATCAGTAACAACGGCAAGCCAAGCCTGGCGGAAGAGACCCGAACACCCGTTACTCAGGTGACCGGCGTGACGCTGAGCAAAACCACGCTTGCGCTGGCGGTCAATGCTTCCGATTCACTGAATGTCACGGTTAACCCGTCTGGCGCCACGGATAAAACTTTCCTGGCGTCGTCTTCCGACCGTTCGAAAGCGACTGTAACTGTGGCCGGCAATGTCCTGACCGTTAAGGGCGTGGCCGCCGGCCAGGCGGACATCGTGGTGATGACCAGTGACGGTCAGTTCATTGCGATCTGTAAAGTTACCGTTTCCTGAACCCTGAGGGGCGAAAGCCCCTTTACGGAGTAAAAATGTCTAAATACCTGAAATCCGGTCTCTTTGAGTATGGTGAAGAGAAAATTACGCTTTACGAACTTTCTGCCTTACAGCGTATTGAGCACCTACAGTTTATTGCCGGGGCAGAAAAAGAACTGCCGGAAGATGCTGACGAGAAAACGCTTTACCCGCTGCTGGTGGAGCAAAATATTCGCCTCGGCGCCCGACTGGTTGCAATGTCACTCTGGCAGGCCGACCCCGCTAAAGGCGACGTTGAAAAACTGCATCAGGAGATTCTGTCCGGCTGGCCCATCAACATGATTGGGGCTGCTGATCGGTTCGTGAAGGTGCTGTCTGATATGTTGCCGGAGGCCTCGCCAGACAATGCCGGGGATCAGGAAGAAGCCGAAGCGCCCGATGCGGAAAAGTCCTCGCCGGCGAGCTGAATTTTGTCATGAAGCTGGCGAGGGAATTTCGACGCCCGGACTGGCGCCAGATGCTTGCCGGCATGTCATCTTCAGAACTGGCTGAGTGGGGGCGTTTTTACCGCGAACAGTATTTTGAAAACGATCTGCAGGATGTTCATTTTTCCCGCCTGAGCCATCTTATTATTTCCATCATGTGTAAGGACACGGAGCTGACTCCCGCCAGCTTCAGTCTTCTTAATCCCCCTGATTTGGTTTACCGAACAGGATGACAACACCATGATGTCCGTTGCTGAAAGTCTTGGAGGAGTGCGCTATGGCCCAGCCGGTGGGTGACCTGATCGTTAATCTCGATCTGAATTCGCCAAAATTTAATGAGCAACTGGCTTACAGCGGAAAGAAACTCAGCGAACTGGGTAAGGCTGCAACCGCTGCCGCCGACCAGGTGGACCGGGCGTTTAACCGGCAG includes:
- the U gene encoding Minor tail protein U; this translates as MKHPLIRKAVLDALKAGNAQAVTWFDGRPSVLDAQDLPAVAVYLTDAESSDESVDEDMWRATLHIEVFLKGDDTDSALDEWMENNIYPVMASIPTLSGVLETMSARGYDYQRDDELATWGSADLQYSVSYVM
- a CDS encoding Major tail protein V: MPTPNPLEPVKGAGTTFWVYTGSGDPYANPLSDTDWTRTAKVKELMPGELTAESYDDTYLDDPNADWTNTAQGEKSAGETSFVLAWKPGESGQQGLVDWFYAGDVRAYKIKFPNGTVDVFKGWISSLGKTIPAKEVITRSVKISNNGKPSLAEETRTPVTQVTGVTLSKTTLALAVNASDSLNVTVNPSGATDKTFLASSSDRSKATVTVAGNVLTVKGVAAGQADIVVMTSDGQFIAICKVTVS
- a CDS encoding minor tail protein T, with product MKLAREFRRPDWRQMLAGMSSSELAEWGRFYREQYFENDLQDVHFSRLSHLIISIMCKDTELTPASFSLLNPPDLVYRTG
- a CDS encoding phage minor tail protein; the protein is MSKYLKSGLFEYGEEKITLYELSALQRIEHLQFIAGAEKELPEDADEKTLYPLLVEQNIRLGARLVAMSLWQADPAKGDVEKLHQEILSGWPINMIGAADRFVKVLSDMLPEASPDNAGDQEEAEAPDAEKSSPAS